Proteins encoded within one genomic window of Candidatus Scalindua japonica:
- a CDS encoding methyltransferase domain-containing protein, which yields MEINEKSQFYVPDYYHIEEGSLHLFLDHEMPNWIITDRRGGQIIEDIKSCRNMKELIHNYAVNFNVDYTKAWLEVHTFLKDLIRSEFLTSEPVKRTEYTGRADFIHAEKLNELWLHTNNSCNLTCSHCLVNSSPNEDKGLSTEVIKRIIDEATTLGTTRFYFTGGEPFIRKDIFELTDYICNHKKSELIILTNGTLLKGETIEELQKFDKKYLKIQISLDGSRPEVNDPLRGKGSFNQIVEGIKNSIRAGYYPTVTTVIANSNIDDIPEATKLLASLGVKTHHLLWAHKRGRITDNGNNSIPPIDKVIEVTRRVKEVAGESGITVDNHDSYKFRSNSNRGTRYDLGNACYDSMCVYSNGDVYPSASFAGHAGLRCGSILDNTLSEIWKNSNMSKAFRNATLQHKEKCRECHIKFVCGGGDIEHSFFFSENGFKLETDRFPADLGIHALDPYCDLHKEITKDVIFELAEVRKKMMERKTGFNAPVVLRSMGEGATVCGADEQTPNPQVLNPESVIVNQPSVHTLHSNCVLSFDVDKPRSIVREFYGKAAEEPQEELCCPTKNSDEDTSHIPQEVLDRFYGCGSPTIIAGVLPGETMVDLGAGAGIDCFIAAKKVGPKGKVYGIDMTDEMLKVANENRLLVAKNLGFDIVEFRKGFLEEIPVDSGTVDLITSNCVVNLSPDKKAVFSEMWRVLKDHGRIVISDIVSQVETPPHLKLNKQLWGECISGALTEDEFMAYLEQAGFYGLQTLSKVFWKDIEGYSFHSVTLRGYKFEKKEDCVYIGQRAVYHGPYKAITDEEGHLFPRNEPVAVCTDTAQKLSNPPYTGQFAIFNGNDGNKAAYSCSPSKEEGVSCC from the coding sequence ATGGAAATAAACGAAAAATCGCAGTTTTATGTTCCGGATTATTATCATATAGAAGAGGGGTCTCTTCATCTGTTTTTAGACCATGAGATGCCAAACTGGATTATTACTGACAGAAGAGGTGGTCAGATTATAGAGGATATCAAGAGTTGTAGAAATATGAAGGAACTGATACATAACTATGCAGTAAATTTTAATGTAGACTATACTAAAGCATGGTTGGAAGTCCACACTTTTTTAAAAGATCTGATAAGGTCAGAATTCCTGACATCAGAACCGGTAAAGAGGACTGAATACACAGGACGTGCAGATTTTATTCACGCGGAGAAACTCAATGAATTATGGCTACATACGAATAATTCATGCAACCTGACATGTTCACATTGCCTGGTAAACTCATCACCAAATGAAGATAAAGGCCTTTCAACTGAGGTGATAAAGAGAATTATTGATGAAGCAACGACATTAGGAACAACTCGTTTCTACTTTACCGGTGGAGAGCCATTCATACGAAAAGACATTTTTGAACTTACTGACTATATCTGCAACCATAAAAAGTCCGAACTTATAATACTCACGAACGGAACCCTTCTGAAAGGTGAAACTATAGAAGAATTACAAAAATTCGATAAGAAATATTTAAAGATCCAGATTAGCCTTGACGGTTCAAGACCGGAGGTCAATGATCCGTTAAGGGGAAAAGGTAGTTTTAATCAGATCGTTGAAGGGATTAAGAATAGTATTCGCGCCGGATATTACCCAACTGTTACAACGGTCATAGCAAACAGCAATATTGATGACATACCTGAAGCTACAAAACTGCTTGCGTCGTTAGGGGTGAAAACTCACCATCTCCTGTGGGCCCATAAGAGGGGAAGGATAACTGACAATGGCAACAACTCCATCCCTCCGATAGATAAGGTGATTGAAGTAACAAGGAGAGTGAAAGAGGTTGCCGGAGAGTCAGGTATTACCGTCGACAATCACGATTCATACAAATTCAGGTCAAATAGTAATAGAGGCACACGGTATGATCTGGGAAATGCCTGTTACGACAGCATGTGTGTCTATTCGAACGGCGACGTTTATCCGTCCGCTTCATTTGCCGGACATGCGGGACTGAGATGTGGAAGTATTCTTGATAATACGCTCAGTGAGATCTGGAAAAACAGCAATATGAGTAAGGCATTCAGAAACGCGACACTTCAGCATAAAGAAAAATGTAGAGAGTGTCATATTAAATTTGTATGCGGAGGCGGGGACATTGAACACTCATTCTTTTTCTCAGAAAACGGTTTCAAGCTGGAAACCGATAGATTCCCAGCAGATCTTGGTATACATGCACTGGATCCTTATTGTGATCTTCACAAAGAGATAACAAAGGATGTTATATTTGAACTTGCCGAAGTCAGGAAGAAAATGATGGAGAGGAAAACCGGATTCAATGCTCCCGTTGTTTTAAGATCAATGGGTGAAGGAGCAACAGTTTGCGGTGCTGATGAACAAACACCGAATCCTCAAGTCTTAAATCCTGAATCTGTAATTGTAAATCAGCCGTCTGTCCATACCCTTCATTCCAACTGTGTACTCTCTTTTGATGTTGATAAGCCCAGAAGTATTGTACGCGAATTTTACGGGAAAGCTGCGGAAGAACCTCAGGAAGAATTATGCTGTCCTACCAAAAATTCTGATGAAGATACCAGTCATATTCCGCAGGAAGTATTGGACAGGTTTTATGGATGCGGAAGCCCGACAATTATTGCCGGGGTTCTACCGGGAGAGACAATGGTAGATCTGGGAGCAGGCGCGGGGATTGACTGTTTTATCGCGGCTAAAAAAGTCGGTCCGAAAGGAAAGGTATACGGAATTGATATGACAGACGAGATGCTGAAGGTTGCTAATGAAAACAGACTTCTGGTGGCAAAGAACCTCGGTTTCGATATTGTAGAGTTCAGGAAGGGATTTCTTGAAGAGATCCCGGTTGATAGCGGCACTGTTGATCTGATTACCTCTAATTGCGTTGTTAATCTGTCACCTGACAAAAAAGCCGTTTTCAGTGAAATGTGGCGGGTCCTGAAAGACCACGGCAGGATTGTTATATCTGATATTGTCTCTCAGGTAGAGACTCCCCCGCATCTCAAACTGAACAAACAGCTATGGGGTGAGTGTATCAGTGGTGCACTCACTGAAGATGAATTTATGGCCTACCTTGAACAGGCAGGTTTCTATGGACTTCAAACTTTATCCAAAGTATTCTGGAAAGATATTGAAGGGTACTCATTTCACTCGGTAACATTGCGAGGATACAAATTTGAAAAGAAAGAGGATTGTGTCTACATCGGACAGAGGGCCGTTTACCACGGCCCATATAAGGCAATAACTGATGAAGAGGGTCACCTGTTCCCCCGAAATGAACCTGTCGCAGTATGTACGGATACCGCTCAAAAACTAAGCAATCCTCCCTATACGGGACAGTTTGCAATTTTTAACGGGAATGATGGGAATAAGGCAGCATACAGTTGCAGCCCATCAAAGGAAGAAGGTGTTTCCTGTTGTTGA
- a CDS encoding bifunctional riboflavin kinase/FAD synthetase yields the protein MGYNFWYQTDKKKLTWPVVTLGVFDGVHSGHQKVIQKTIHLANKKNGESIVLTFDRRPKNVLSQTQQTCITSLEHRLVLFEQLGVDISVVLEFNKKISEVSAEDFISKIMYEWLGAKVVVLGFDCSFGKDRRGNASMVSSYAKKYGFEVVTCNPVEFEGERTSSTTIRKHIIQGNLQKARGMLGRRVSVFGTVIKGSGRGKGLGFPTANLNLHHEIKPPSGVYATKALLEGKEYNAITNIGTCPTFRESTCDDEPVVEVHIIDFKESIYGKDLEVQFLYKLREETRFKSADELKLQLGRDRIRFMNKTSEKVLTE from the coding sequence ATTGGATACAATTTTTGGTATCAAACAGATAAAAAAAAACTTACCTGGCCTGTTGTTACATTAGGAGTGTTTGACGGTGTTCATTCTGGCCATCAAAAGGTCATTCAAAAAACTATACATCTGGCAAACAAAAAAAACGGGGAATCGATAGTTCTGACTTTTGATCGTCGCCCTAAAAACGTTCTTTCACAAACACAACAAACTTGTATTACTTCGCTGGAACATAGACTGGTATTGTTTGAACAACTCGGTGTTGATATATCAGTGGTGCTGGAATTTAATAAGAAAATATCTGAAGTCAGCGCCGAAGATTTTATAAGTAAAATAATGTATGAGTGGTTGGGAGCTAAAGTCGTCGTTCTAGGATTTGACTGTTCATTTGGCAAGGACAGAAGGGGTAATGCGTCTATGGTTAGTAGCTATGCTAAAAAATACGGATTTGAAGTAGTCACATGCAATCCCGTGGAATTTGAAGGCGAGAGAACAAGTAGTACAACAATACGAAAACATATTATTCAAGGCAACTTGCAGAAAGCAAGGGGAATGTTGGGCAGGCGTGTTTCAGTATTTGGTACGGTTATAAAAGGCTCTGGCCGAGGAAAAGGGCTGGGGTTTCCTACTGCTAACCTGAATCTTCATCATGAGATAAAACCTCCTTCCGGAGTATATGCGACTAAAGCGCTTCTGGAAGGAAAGGAGTATAATGCTATAACCAATATAGGAACTTGTCCTACATTCCGAGAAAGCACGTGTGATGATGAGCCTGTAGTAGAAGTCCACATAATTGATTTTAAAGAATCAATTTATGGAAAGGACCTGGAAGTGCAGTTTCTTTATAAACTAAGAGAAGAAACCAGGTTTAAAAGTGCAGATGAATTAAAGTTGCAATTAGGACGAGACAGAATAAGATTTATGAACAAGACGTCCGAGAAAGTATTGACAGAGTAG
- the larB gene encoding nickel pincer cofactor biosynthesis protein LarB, with translation MDNITIKKLLTKVKKGDITIENALQSFKELPYKDLGFAKVDTHRTIRCGFPEVIFCAGKTPEQVLKIAGQIIKHGSDLLATRANKEIYKCISQQYKNARYNEKAGTIVIKKSRSKKKKGLILIVTAGTSDIPVAEEARETAEIMGNNVKVLYDAGVAGIHRLLSNQNDIMTANVIIVIAGMEGALASVVGGMVARPVIGVPTSIGYGTSFGGVTPLLAMLNSCAANVTVVNIDNGFGAAYVASLINSTK, from the coding sequence ATGGACAATATCACAATTAAAAAACTTTTAACAAAGGTAAAAAAAGGTGACATTACAATAGAAAACGCCCTGCAGAGTTTTAAGGAACTGCCATATAAAGACCTGGGATTCGCCAAGGTTGACACTCACCGGACCATACGTTGTGGTTTTCCTGAAGTGATATTCTGTGCGGGAAAAACTCCTGAACAGGTACTTAAAATTGCAGGTCAGATTATTAAACATGGGTCTGATCTATTAGCAACACGAGCCAACAAAGAGATATATAAATGTATTTCTCAACAATATAAGAATGCCCGATACAATGAGAAAGCCGGGACAATCGTTATTAAGAAATCTCGCTCAAAAAAGAAGAAGGGTTTAATATTGATTGTAACTGCCGGCACCTCAGATATACCAGTCGCTGAAGAAGCGAGGGAGACTGCGGAAATAATGGGAAACAACGTAAAGGTCCTTTATGATGCGGGAGTTGCGGGTATACATCGCCTGCTCAGCAATCAGAATGATATAATGACTGCAAATGTAATTATCGTTATTGCCGGTATGGAAGGGGCGCTTGCCAGTGTGGTGGGAGGAATGGTCGCCCGTCCTGTTATTGGTGTACCAACGAGCATAGGATACGGTACAAGCTTCGGTGGTGTTACTCCACTTTTAGCAATGCTGAACAGCTGTGCAGCAAATGTTACTGTTGTAAATATAGATAATGGTTTTGGAGCTGCTTATGTCGCGTCTTTGATAAATAGTACTAAATAG
- a CDS encoding DUF2442 domain-containing protein produces MDSSGQERRLSSFCKYPWFIDAKISTLINVTLLHGRHLHWSDLDVDLSLEIVENLERYPLDYTQTTIVWKILREVNLQSH; encoded by the coding sequence TTGGATTCTTCTGGACAAGAAAGAAGACTTTCTTCCTTTTGCAAATATCCCTGGTTCATTGATGCCAAAATATCTACCCTGATTAATGTTACGTTACTACATGGCCGTCATCTCCACTGGTCTGATCTAGACGTTGACTTGTCATTGGAAATTGTAGAAAATCTGGAGAGGTATCCTTTAGACTACACACAAACGACAATAGTCTGGAAGATTTTGAGAGAAGTAAACCTACAAAGTCATTAA
- the tsaD gene encoding tRNA (adenosine(37)-N6)-threonylcarbamoyltransferase complex transferase subunit TsaD has translation MIILGIETSCDETSAAVVENGKKIYSNIVASQQDLHSRFGGVVPEIACRAHTDTIITVIDKAVAEANIKMSDLDAISVANTPGLIGALLIGLTAAKSLSWILKKPLITVNHLHAHIYASKIEYDDIDYPAISLVVSGGHTSLFLTHSEINFESVGVTIDDAAGEAFDKVGKILGLGYPAGPEIDTLSAKGNERAIQFPRSYLKKGSLDFSFSGIKTAVLYHCMGQDLSKASEMPKLTNQEIADIAASFQEAVIDVLVDKTIFAATKFSTKSIILGGGVACNSRLRQKLTDSAKRRGIPLFYPSKKLCMDNAAMVAGLAFHKYVEKNFSNLEVEAIP, from the coding sequence ATGATAATTCTCGGAATCGAAACCTCTTGTGATGAAACGTCTGCGGCTGTGGTAGAAAATGGTAAAAAAATCTATTCAAACATAGTTGCATCTCAACAAGACCTGCATTCAAGATTTGGTGGTGTAGTGCCAGAAATCGCTTGCCGGGCCCACACAGACACGATTATAACGGTAATTGACAAAGCGGTTGCTGAAGCGAATATAAAGATGAGTGACCTGGACGCAATATCTGTAGCAAATACTCCTGGTCTTATAGGGGCACTATTAATTGGACTTACGGCAGCCAAGTCGTTAAGCTGGATATTGAAAAAACCGCTGATAACAGTCAATCATCTACATGCGCATATTTACGCAAGTAAAATAGAATATGATGATATTGATTATCCGGCGATCAGTCTTGTGGTATCCGGAGGGCATACCTCTTTATTTCTGACACATAGTGAAATAAATTTTGAGTCTGTTGGAGTTACTATAGATGACGCTGCAGGAGAAGCATTTGATAAAGTTGGTAAGATTTTAGGTTTAGGATATCCCGCTGGACCAGAGATCGATACTCTTTCGGCAAAAGGTAATGAGAGGGCAATACAATTCCCTCGCTCTTATCTGAAAAAAGGATCTCTTGATTTCAGTTTCAGTGGTATAAAAACTGCAGTCCTGTATCACTGTATGGGTCAGGACTTAAGTAAGGCCAGCGAAATGCCGAAGCTGACTAATCAGGAGATTGCGGACATTGCTGCAAGTTTTCAGGAAGCGGTTATTGACGTACTTGTAGACAAAACAATTTTTGCGGCAACTAAATTTTCTACTAAAAGCATTATCCTTGGCGGTGGAGTTGCCTGTAACTCTAGATTACGACAGAAACTTACCGATTCGGCAAAGCGGCGTGGCATACCACTCTTTTATCCTTCAAAGAAGCTATGTATGGATAATGCTGCAATGGTAGCGGGACTTGCATTTCATAAATATGTAGAAAAAAATTTCTCTAATCTCGAAGTTGAAGCAATACCATAG
- a CDS encoding ADP-dependent NAD(P)H-hydrate dehydratase gives MVLTPHPGEMSRLTGLGSARDIQKERLETATQFVQSIRKILSNEKKLILVLKGDKTIVADYEKVYVNRTGNPGMATAGAGDALTGTIVSLIGQGYDVFDASQLGVYIHGLAGDIAAKKKGELSMIASDIIEYLPDAFKKYKN, from the coding sequence GTGGTATTAACACCACATCCCGGAGAGATGTCACGCTTAACAGGGCTCGGTTCGGCAAGGGATATTCAAAAAGAGAGGTTGGAAACGGCAACACAGTTTGTTCAATCAATTCGAAAAATATTGAGTAATGAAAAAAAACTTATCCTGGTATTAAAGGGAGATAAAACAATAGTGGCAGATTATGAAAAAGTATACGTAAACCGTACGGGTAATCCCGGAATGGCAACTGCCGGTGCGGGTGATGCCCTGACGGGAACCATTGTGTCATTAATCGGCCAAGGATACGATGTATTTGACGCTTCACAACTTGGTGTCTACATCCATGGCCTGGCAGGTGATATTGCGGCAAAGAAAAAGGGAGAGCTGTCAATGATCGCTTCCGACATTATTGAGTACCTACCTGACGCATTTAAAAAATATAAAAATTGA
- a CDS encoding glycosyltransferase, whose translation MEKALLVIVLIFYCPAALWLFIYGINNYYMIYLFCKRVRKETSGNRKFLEQFWSNHSKDSLPKVTTQLPVYNERHVVERLIHAVVNIDYPKDLHEIQVLDDSNDETREIVSKLVNKYREMGFNIKHVVRENRDGFKAGALTLGMEKAEGEFLAIFDADFIPDNEFLYNTIPFFFEKPKIAIVQTRWGHINRNYSLLTIAQSIGMDGHFIIEQGARTWNGLYMNFNGTAGVWRRKAIIDSGGWCFDTLTEDLDLSYRAQLEGWNTKFLLDVVVPSELPVDINAYKSQQHRWAKGSIQTAKKLLPQVFKTNDSLIKKAEAFIHLNQYMVHPMMIILALLSFPLILLLKVRMSNMSISLTMISMVFLITMGALAPTVLYIVSQKKGYKDWIKKCLFIPALMVIGCGIAINNTKAVLEALFNIKSDFIRTPKYGVTKRGRNILVKNYSLPLQIFFISEILLSAYCFMGFMQYTSNKKFVFGPFLLMYAVGFLYVGVLSLFQKFNETIKC comes from the coding sequence ATGGAGAAAGCATTATTAGTAATAGTCCTTATTTTCTACTGCCCGGCGGCACTGTGGCTGTTCATCTATGGTATTAATAATTATTATATGATTTACCTCTTCTGTAAAAGGGTCAGGAAGGAAACATCCGGAAATCGAAAATTCCTGGAACAATTCTGGTCAAACCACAGCAAGGATAGCCTGCCAAAAGTGACTACACAATTACCAGTTTATAATGAAAGGCATGTGGTAGAACGTTTAATTCATGCCGTCGTAAATATTGATTACCCTAAAGATCTTCATGAAATACAGGTACTTGATGATTCAAATGATGAAACAAGGGAGATAGTTTCAAAACTGGTTAATAAATACAGAGAGATGGGGTTTAACATAAAACATGTTGTTAGAGAGAATAGAGATGGATTTAAGGCAGGGGCATTAACCCTGGGAATGGAAAAGGCGGAAGGTGAGTTTCTGGCAATATTTGATGCCGATTTTATTCCGGATAACGAATTTCTTTATAATACCATTCCATTCTTTTTTGAAAAACCAAAGATCGCTATTGTTCAAACACGTTGGGGGCACATTAACCGAAATTACTCTCTCTTGACAATAGCACAGAGCATTGGTATGGACGGCCACTTTATAATAGAACAGGGAGCCAGGACCTGGAACGGATTATATATGAATTTTAATGGGACTGCCGGGGTATGGAGACGGAAGGCAATTATTGACTCAGGAGGCTGGTGTTTTGATACCCTGACCGAAGACCTGGACCTCTCTTATAGAGCACAATTAGAGGGATGGAATACTAAATTCCTGCTTGATGTCGTCGTACCATCTGAACTCCCAGTTGACATAAATGCCTATAAATCTCAACAGCATAGGTGGGCAAAGGGTTCAATTCAGACTGCAAAAAAGCTTTTACCTCAAGTATTCAAGACAAACGATAGTTTGATAAAGAAAGCTGAGGCCTTTATTCATCTGAACCAGTACATGGTTCATCCAATGATGATTATTCTTGCACTGTTATCCTTTCCCCTGATACTCTTATTAAAAGTGCGGATGAGCAATATGTCCATCTCTTTAACGATGATAAGCATGGTATTCCTGATAACTATGGGGGCACTTGCTCCTACAGTCCTTTATATAGTTTCCCAAAAAAAGGGTTATAAGGATTGGATAAAAAAATGCCTGTTTATACCCGCGCTTATGGTTATTGGGTGTGGTATTGCCATTAATAATACAAAAGCGGTACTTGAAGCGCTGTTTAATATCAAGAGTGATTTTATCCGAACACCCAAGTATGGTGTGACCAAACGAGGCAGAAATATACTGGTAAAAAATTATTCTTTACCATTGCAGATTTTTTTTATCAGTGAAATACTCTTAAGTGCTTATTGCTTTATGGGGTTTATGCAGTATACGAGTAATAAGAAATTTGTATTCGGGCCTTTTCTGTTGATGTATGCAGTTGGATTTCTTTATGTCGGCGTGCTTTCTCTTTTTCAAAAGTTTAATGAGACAATAAAATGCTGA
- a CDS encoding DUF3179 domain-containing protein encodes MLIEYSLCRKHLCLFYLALCFSIFSTRLCWANTLISQKEDEIQNALPRDTIPAIKNPDFVHAEEAGLDENEPVVGITINDENRAYSVYLLNHHEIVNDRIGDTAIAVTWCPLANLAVVYNREIDSKEYTFGVSGNLLKNTLVMFDYETESLWPIVYGESIKGTLTGKKLKQISGCQKIPWGAWKKSHPDSLVLSHHGSRTVGYDVYGDYHKNEERGIFPAINIDQRLGVKANIIGIEIKGRHKAYPFYLFNNTPIITDEFQGVKLLVYRNNDTGIINVYDRQLDGVVIDFAEKVNNTTDTVTNTTWDMENGIGIKGNMKGRTLLPVNFLSVYWFVWADYFPDTEIFH; translated from the coding sequence ATGCTGATTGAATATTCTCTTTGCAGAAAGCATCTATGCTTATTTTATTTAGCGTTGTGCTTTTCGATTTTTAGTACCCGTTTATGTTGGGCCAATACTCTCATTTCACAAAAAGAGGATGAGATACAAAACGCTCTCCCTCGTGATACAATACCTGCTATAAAAAATCCTGATTTTGTTCACGCGGAAGAAGCAGGACTAGATGAAAATGAACCAGTTGTCGGTATAACGATTAATGATGAGAACCGTGCTTATTCTGTTTACCTCCTGAACCATCACGAAATAGTAAATGATAGAATTGGGGATACTGCTATCGCTGTTACCTGGTGTCCTCTCGCGAACCTTGCTGTTGTATATAACCGCGAAATTGATAGCAAAGAGTATACGTTTGGGGTCTCTGGTAATTTACTCAAAAACACACTTGTAATGTTTGACTACGAAACGGAATCTCTCTGGCCAATTGTTTACGGTGAGTCAATAAAAGGTACATTGACTGGTAAGAAACTGAAACAGATCTCGGGATGCCAAAAAATACCGTGGGGAGCCTGGAAAAAATCTCACCCGGATTCTCTCGTATTATCCCATCATGGTTCAAGGACCGTTGGTTATGATGTTTACGGAGACTATCATAAGAACGAAGAGAGAGGTATTTTCCCCGCTATAAATATTGATCAAAGGCTGGGCGTTAAGGCAAACATTATTGGAATAGAAATAAAAGGCAGACATAAGGCCTATCCATTCTATCTGTTTAACAATACTCCGATAATAACCGATGAATTTCAGGGGGTGAAACTTCTGGTTTATAGAAATAATGACACCGGCATTATTAATGTATATGACAGGCAGCTTGACGGAGTTGTAATTGATTTTGCGGAGAAGGTGAATAATACAACTGACACGGTAACAAACACTACCTGGGATATGGAGAATGGTATAGGCATAAAGGGAAACATGAAGGGCAGAACACTCCTTCCCGTAAACTTTCTGTCTGTTTACTGGTTTGTCTGGGCAGATTACTTTCCGGATACAGAAATATTTCATTAA
- a CDS encoding S41 family peptidase — MKCSFIIIWIVFFIFSLNPCYLLAQKEEKIDPDVFFQDFEEFISIIKEIQNKYVDEVGLRTLLMNAYKGMLAGLDPYSQFIDSQNLKELKIETEGEFDGLGIEVVIKNGFLTVLTPIVDSPAFHAGVYIGDVIIKIDGKSTKNISIPEAIEMLRGKTHTKVTITVVREGESEPVDITIERAKIHLNSTRGTRIVDEEGKIGYIAVTSFQDNTIDDLDVAVKELQKQGMESLVLDLRFNPGGLLNIAVGMADKFIKKGLIVSTKGRHKSQHHEYKAHRSKTYKKFPLIILVNNGSASASEIVAGAVKDHKRGLLLGTKTFGKGSVQSLIPITNKNSALKLTTAKYYTPSGTLIDGIGIEPDIKVDLTQEEVRGLHRHLARVNAADIRTKNGKEPIETNDEKEKFVDAQLARAINILKSKSDNSETN; from the coding sequence ATGAAATGTAGCTTTATAATTATCTGGATAGTATTTTTTATTTTTTCTTTAAATCCATGCTACTTGCTTGCGCAGAAAGAGGAAAAAATTGATCCGGACGTCTTTTTTCAGGATTTTGAAGAGTTTATAAGCATAATAAAGGAGATTCAGAATAAATACGTTGATGAAGTCGGGCTGAGAACGTTGCTTATGAACGCTTATAAGGGAATGCTTGCCGGCCTGGACCCCTACAGTCAATTTATTGATTCACAAAACCTTAAGGAGTTAAAAATTGAAACAGAAGGTGAGTTTGACGGACTGGGTATCGAAGTCGTTATAAAGAATGGATTTTTAACGGTTTTGACGCCTATTGTTGATTCACCAGCTTTTCACGCGGGAGTATATATTGGTGATGTGATAATCAAAATTGATGGAAAATCAACAAAGAATATTTCAATTCCTGAGGCAATTGAAATGCTCCGAGGCAAAACACATACGAAGGTAACAATAACTGTAGTACGTGAGGGTGAAAGTGAACCGGTTGACATTACTATAGAACGCGCAAAAATCCATCTAAACAGTACGCGTGGCACAAGGATCGTTGATGAAGAGGGCAAGATAGGTTATATCGCGGTTACCAGTTTTCAAGATAACACAATAGATGACCTGGACGTTGCAGTGAAAGAACTGCAAAAACAAGGAATGGAATCCCTGGTCCTCGACCTCCGGTTTAATCCGGGAGGCCTCTTGAATATTGCAGTTGGGATGGCTGACAAGTTTATTAAAAAAGGATTAATTGTTTCTACAAAAGGCAGGCACAAATCACAGCATCACGAATATAAAGCGCACAGATCAAAAACGTACAAAAAATTTCCACTGATCATATTAGTTAATAATGGTAGCGCCAGCGCCTCTGAAATCGTTGCGGGAGCGGTTAAAGACCATAAACGCGGCCTTTTACTGGGGACCAAAACTTTTGGTAAAGGCTCAGTCCAAAGTTTAATACCAATAACAAACAAAAATTCCGCACTGAAACTGACAACAGCAAAGTACTATACACCATCCGGGACCCTGATTGATGGTATAGGTATTGAACCGGATATAAAGGTGGATCTTACTCAAGAGGAAGTGAGAGGTTTGCACAGGCACTTGGCTAGAGTAAACGCGGCAGACATACGAACGAAAAACGGGAAAGAGCCAATAGAAACTAATGATGAAAAAGAAAAATTTGTTGATGCACAGCTTGCCAGGGCAATTAATATTTTGAAAAGCAAGAGTGATAATTCTGAAACCAACTAG
- a CDS encoding ADP-dependent NAD(P)H-hydrate dehydratase, with the protein MIKIKNLPALKTRKSNSHKGSYGRVLVLAGSPGMTGAACLCAKAALRSGSGIVTLGIPESLNPVMEVKLTCVMTHPLPETKAATLSNEGRKEIMKLCEAHDVVALGPGLSQQPETRGLILWLIKNIDRNMVIDADGLNALTDNVNVLHKIKKTWY; encoded by the coding sequence ATGATCAAAATTAAAAACCTGCCTGCATTAAAAACCAGGAAAAGCAACTCTCATAAAGGGAGCTACGGCCGTGTATTGGTGCTTGCCGGTTCACCGGGTATGACAGGTGCTGCTTGCCTCTGTGCGAAAGCCGCATTAAGGAGCGGATCTGGTATTGTTACATTGGGTATACCTGAGAGCCTGAATCCTGTAATGGAGGTGAAACTTACGTGCGTTATGACGCATCCTCTGCCCGAAACAAAAGCGGCTACACTCTCCAATGAAGGGAGAAAAGAGATCATGAAGTTGTGTGAGGCGCACGATGTCGTCGCATTGGGACCCGGTCTTTCTCAACAACCGGAGACGAGAGGACTCATACTCTGGTTAATAAAAAATATAGATCGCAATATGGTAATTGATGCCGATGGACTTAACGCGCTTACGGATAATGTAAATGTACTACACAAGATAAAAAAAACGTGGTATTAA